A window of the Brassica napus cultivar Da-Ae chromosome C5, Da-Ae, whole genome shotgun sequence genome harbors these coding sequences:
- the LOC106384524 gene encoding uncharacterized protein LOC106384524 → MGDHGNMDDLTAALALIQQQMQNQQQQMQQMQQTIQNQQQAAREQVAENAAREERGALIWERNLPRNFATNRSPINPPPCTRQDYEIKPALIGLVQKSTFSGLTSDIPMDHIEAFERICNFSRSNGVPPDYVKCTLFPFSLEGKASRWLQSLPTGSLTSWDQVQSSFLSHFYTKSKTAALRHRISNFKQKSDEPFHEAWERYKEYQRECPHHGFDDDYILEVFYDGMSYEFRNTLDSSSNGDFMTQTTPGAFALIENMASSSLNKNKEHDRSKSVNSIDDLAAKVDQLLKGNQSQVFIMEEATPEKSAGDKAFEAEQAGDDQQEDKPVDPAQSNQGQYARYQKNYQPRTYVLSQSQNNQPQMQNHQNNQVATSTPVAVPQDETKTMLQQLLQGQQLQGKALNQVTTEINTRMNHMFGDLSTKYDNVASHMRQMDIQIAQTAESVKRQQGTLPGKTDKNPKVCNAVQLRSGPEQPAEAVRPIPEAVPPREYIPKVPYPVPARATRKDKEEMKCRKMLEDLTVRLPLMDAIQMMPSMRSFMKGLISDKISEESEFMTVSKECSAVLQNRQIKKRGDPGKFVLSIQIGKTVFACSLVDLGSSVNLMPYSVARRLGYTHFKPTKMSLVFADRSVKSPVGILEDLQVKVENTSVPADFVVLELEEESKDPLILGRPFLCTVGAIIDVRQGKIDLNL, encoded by the exons ATGGGTGATCACGGCAATATGGATGACCTCACTGCTGCATTGGCACTCATTCAACAACAAATGCAGAATCAGCAACAGCAGATGCAGCAGATGCAGCAAACCATCCAAAATCAGCAACAAGCTGCTCGGGAACAAGTAGCCGAGAACGCCGCGCGAGAGGAGCGTGGTGCTCTTATTTGGGAGCGAAACCTTCCGCGGAACTTCGCTACAAACCGCTCTCCCATTAACCCTCCACCCTGTACTCGACAAGATTATGAGATCAAACCTGCACTGATAGGTCTAGTACAGAAGAGCACGTTCAGCGGCCTCACTTCAGACATACCAATGGACCACATAGAGGCCTTTGAGAGGATTTGCAATTTTTCTCGCTCTAATGGAGTGCCACCGGATTATGTCAAATGCACGCTGTTCCCATTCTCTCTCGAAGGGAAAGCTTCTCGTTGGCTGCAATCTCTCCCAACCGGTTCTCTAACCTCATGGGACCAGGTTCAATCATCATTCCTGAGCCACTTCTACACCAAGTCCAAAACTGCGGCTCTGAGGCATAGAATCTCCAACTTCAAGCAGAAATCTGATGAACCTTTTCATGAAGCTTGGGAAAGGTACAAAGAGTACCAGAGAGAGTGCCCACACCATGGGTTTGATGACGATTACATATTGGAGGTGTTCTACGATGGAATGAGCTATGAGTTCCGGAACACCCTTGATTCCTCTAGTAacggagacttcatgactcaaaccacacCTGGTGCGTTCgcgctgattgagaacatggcttcGAGTTCACTCAATaagaacaaggagcatgatCGCTCCAAAAGTGTGAACAGTATAGATGACCTAGCGGCAAAGGTGGACCAACTGCTTAAGGGAAACCAGAGCCAGGTTTTCATAATGGAAGAAGCAACTCCTGAGAAGAGTGCAGGCGACAAGGCGTTTGAAGCTGAACAAGCAGGAGACGATCAGCAGGAA GACAAACCAGTTGATCCGGCGCAGAGCAACCAAGGTCAGTATGCGAGGTATCAGAAGAACTATCAACCCCGAACCTATGTTCTAAGCCAATCACAGAACAATCAACCTCAGATGCAGAACCACCAAAACAACCAGGTCGCTACTTCCACCCCTGTCGCTGTTCCGCAAGATGAAACTAAAACCATGTTGCAGCAACTCCTCCAAGGACAACAGCTCCAAGGGAAAGCTCTGAACCAGGTCACTACCGAGATCAATACCAGAATGAACCACATGTTCGGAGATTTGAGCACCAAGTACGATAATGTCGCAAGCCATATGAGACAGATGGACATTCAGATAGCTCAAACtgctgagagtgtcaagaggcagCAAGGTACTCTACCTGGTAAAACAGACAAAAACCCCAAGGTGTGCAATGCGGTTCAGCTAAGGAGCG GGCCAGAACAACCAGCTGAAGCGGTGCGCCCGATCCCAGAGGCTGTTCCTCCTCGCGAATACATTCCTAAGGTCCCTTACCCTGTTCCAGCAAGGGCCACTCGTAAGGACAAAGAGGAAATGAAGTGCAGGAAGATGCTGGAGGACCTAACCGTCCGACTCCCCTTGATGGATGCAATCCAGATGATGCCCTCCATGCGCAGCTTTATGAAGGGATTGATCTCAGATAAAATATCAGAGGAGAGCGAGTTCATGACGGTTTCCAAGGAGTGCAGCGCAGTGCTTCAGAACAGGCAGATAAAGAAGCGAGGAGACCCCGGCAAATTTGTCCTCTCTATCCAGATTGGGAAGACAGTTTTTGCATGCTCCTTGGTTGACCTTGGGTCCAGCGTGAATCTCATGCCTTACTCTGTGGCTCGACGTCTAGGATACACGCATTTCAAACCAACTAAGATGTCATTGGTATTCGCAGATAGATCAGTCAAATCCCCGGTTGGTATTCTAGAGGATCTCCAAGTAAAGGTCGAGAACACCTCTGTTCCAGCAGACTTCGTTGTTCTAGAACTGGAAGAAGAGTCTAAAGATCCTCTCATCTTGGGAAGACCATTCTTATGTACTGTTGGAGCCATCATTGATGTGCGACAGGGGAAGATTGATTTGAATCTTTGA